The Gemmata palustris genome includes a region encoding these proteins:
- a CDS encoding adenylate/guanylate cyclase domain-containing protein: MAELEAITDIQADPKKSAVMARQYGRRFPLTPNKAMNLGRDEGKMDIAVPEDDQISRFQAIVTWEPAKEKATVQTRPTSPGYPNPPANQTLVFDERAKKLVEAPQGKCLVGRGESFWIGQTRFTLHNDEESQHDSPVDATIAPRQEEKTRAQLEEIPFANPAAALRAMENLPNTIRAITTEQALFRQMLRVVMDAMPRSDAAGIVRIPPDCPPNEKRLNLLEYNVRPNTPHAQGGFAPSKRLAHRAIAERRRSCLHCWSPDTGAGGGAAELTMADTHVHGVTPWAVCTPFQDGSRYALYVAGQTSGQWDLLDKAAQDKIVSDLTQYQKIAELLVGMIETTLRVSRLTEQNKVIRRAWPQSLWKYLDDPAELERMLVPEEKEITTLFCDLRNYSLFASQHASELLASQREIGNALNTMASTITDRDGVVGGFRGDAVLGFWGWPKPQARQVELAARAAISIAGRLGDWTRSGRCGVGITHGTAVAGRLGAHDLAVVDLYGPVVNLTFRLEAMTKAFGVPIIVSAEVAKQIAEADPVGREMRTRTLGKVRAKGFPEPVWAYELYSAQTPSVPDWLRDEWTATVDLFTEGKWTECYEELTNRFTDDTVGKCLIRVMDATKRRPPANWDGSFAPPAPSGSE, from the coding sequence ATGGCAGAGCTCGAAGCGATCACCGACATTCAGGCCGATCCGAAGAAATCGGCGGTCATGGCCCGGCAGTACGGGCGCCGGTTCCCGCTCACCCCGAACAAAGCGATGAACCTCGGGCGGGACGAGGGGAAGATGGACATCGCGGTCCCCGAAGACGACCAGATCTCGCGGTTCCAGGCGATCGTCACCTGGGAGCCGGCAAAGGAGAAGGCGACCGTCCAAACTCGGCCCACCAGCCCCGGGTACCCGAACCCGCCCGCGAACCAGACGCTGGTCTTCGACGAGCGCGCGAAGAAGTTGGTGGAGGCGCCCCAGGGCAAGTGCCTCGTCGGGCGCGGCGAATCGTTCTGGATCGGGCAGACCCGGTTCACCCTCCACAACGACGAAGAGTCCCAGCACGACAGCCCCGTGGACGCGACCATCGCGCCGCGCCAGGAAGAAAAGACCCGCGCGCAGCTCGAAGAGATCCCGTTCGCGAACCCGGCCGCGGCGCTCCGCGCGATGGAGAACCTGCCCAACACCATCCGCGCGATCACCACCGAACAGGCCCTGTTCCGCCAGATGCTCCGCGTGGTCATGGACGCGATGCCCCGGTCCGACGCGGCCGGCATCGTCCGCATCCCGCCCGACTGCCCGCCCAACGAGAAGCGCCTCAACCTGTTGGAGTACAACGTCCGGCCCAACACGCCGCACGCGCAGGGCGGGTTCGCGCCCTCGAAGCGGCTCGCGCACCGCGCGATCGCCGAGCGCCGGCGCAGCTGCTTGCACTGCTGGTCGCCCGATACGGGCGCCGGCGGGGGCGCGGCCGAGCTGACGATGGCCGACACGCACGTCCACGGCGTGACCCCGTGGGCCGTGTGTACCCCGTTCCAGGACGGCTCGCGGTACGCGCTCTACGTCGCCGGGCAGACGAGCGGACAATGGGACCTGCTCGACAAGGCCGCCCAGGACAAGATCGTCAGCGACCTCACCCAGTACCAGAAGATCGCCGAGCTCCTGGTCGGCATGATCGAGACCACGCTCCGCGTGAGCCGCCTTACCGAACAAAACAAGGTGATCCGCCGGGCGTGGCCGCAGAGCCTCTGGAAGTACCTCGACGACCCGGCCGAACTGGAGCGCATGCTGGTTCCCGAAGAAAAGGAAATCACCACGCTGTTCTGCGACCTGCGCAACTACTCGCTGTTCGCCTCGCAGCACGCCAGCGAGTTGCTCGCGTCGCAGCGGGAGATCGGCAACGCGCTGAACACGATGGCCTCGACCATCACCGACCGCGACGGCGTGGTGGGCGGGTTCCGCGGCGACGCGGTGCTCGGGTTCTGGGGCTGGCCCAAGCCCCAAGCCCGGCAGGTCGAACTGGCCGCGCGCGCGGCCATTTCCATCGCCGGGCGCCTCGGCGACTGGACGCGGTCCGGGCGCTGTGGCGTGGGGATCACGCACGGGACCGCGGTGGCCGGGCGCCTCGGCGCGCACGACCTCGCTGTCGTGGACCTGTACGGGCCGGTGGTGAATCTGACGTTCCGTTTGGAAGCGATGACCAAGGCGTTCGGCGTGCCCATCATCGTCTCCGCGGAGGTCGCCAAACAGATCGCGGAAGCCGACCCGGTGGGGCGCGAAATGCGCACGCGGACGCTGGGCAAGGTGCGCGCGAAGGGGTTCCCCGAGCCTGTGTGGGCCTACGAACTCTATTCCGCCCAAACGCCCAGCGTCCCGGACTGGCTCCGGGACGAGTGGACCGCGACGGTCGATCTGTTCACCGAGGGCAAGTGGACCGAGTGTTACGAAGAGCTCACCAACCGGTTCACCGACGACACGGTGGGCAAGTGCCTGATCCGCGTCATGGACGCGACCAAGCGCAGGCCCCCGGCCAACTGGGACGGCTCCTTCGCCCCGCCCGCGCCATCGGGCTCCGAGTGA
- a CDS encoding IS5 family transposase (programmed frameshift) — translation MAATRHTVVEAFRIPDALWERVEPLLPKVRRSRKGGRPPLPQRQVLDGIFYVLRTGCQWKAAPPEFGSGSSLHRYFRRWQKRGVFRKLWQDALREYDDEMGIDWEWQSLDGSMTKAPLGGKKTGKNPTDRAKIGTKRSVLTDGRGVPVGLEVAGANRPDMRLVGATLEGIAAERPEPTKKKPQHLCADKGYDYPSVRALVAAWGYTAHIPVKKAKGAEPVVRAKVPGYRARRWVVERTHSWMNRFRRLLIRWEKKVPNYKAFLHFACAGITHQGAGVLG, via the exons ATGGCCGCCACACGGCACACGGTCGTTGAAGCGTTTCGCATTCCGGACGCCCTGTGGGAGCGGGTCGAGCCGTTGCTTCCCAAGGTCCGGCGATCTCGCAAGGGCGGGCGCCCGCCGTTACCCCAACGACAGGTTCTCGACGGCATTTTCTACGTCCTGCGGACCGGGTGCCAGTGGAAGGCGGCCCCGCCCGAGTTCGGCTCCGGGAGCAGCCTGCACCGGTACTTCCGGCGTTGGCAGAAGCGGGGCGTGTTCCGCAAACTGTGGCAGGACGCCCTGCGCGAGTACGACGATGAGATGGGCATCGACTGGGAGTGGCAGAGCCTCGACGGGAGCATGACGAAGGCTCCCCTC GGGGGAAAAAAGACGGGCAAGAACCCCACGGATCGGGCCAAGATCGGCACCAAGCGGTCGGTCCTGACCGACGGCCGTGGGGTTCCGGTGGGTCTGGAGGTGGCCGGGGCCAACCGGCCCGACATGAGACTGGTCGGGGCGACCCTGGAGGGTATCGCCGCCGAGCGCCCCGAGCCGACGAAGAAGAAGCCGCAGCACCTGTGCGCGGACAAGGGATACGACTACCCGTCGGTCCGGGCGTTGGTCGCCGCGTGGGGGTACACGGCCCACATCCCGGTCAAGAAGGCCAAGGGAGCCGAACCCGTCGTGCGGGCGAAGGTTCCCGGATACCGGGCGCGGCGGTGGGTGGTCGAGCGGACGCATAGCTGGATGAATCGGTTCCGGCGGTTGTTGATCCGCTGGGAGAAGAAGGTTCCGAACTACAAGGCCTTCCTCCACTTCGCCTGCGCCGGGATCACCCACCAGGGCGCCGGGGTTTTGGGATAG
- a CDS encoding ISAs1 family transposase produces the protein MSKGHGRIERRTITTTTWLNEYLTRWPGVQQVFRLERTRRVGGKATVEMVYGISSLSPVAAPPDALLGYTRTHWGIESLHHIRDVTLGEDRCRVRRGAAPRVLASLRNVAVYLLRRLGAGTIAAAVRTIVATPERALAALNQPVSISE, from the coding sequence TTGAGCAAGGGGCACGGGCGGATCGAGCGGCGGACCATTACCACCACCACGTGGCTCAACGAGTACCTGACCCGGTGGCCCGGGGTGCAACAGGTATTCCGGCTCGAGCGCACCCGCCGGGTCGGTGGGAAAGCAACCGTGGAGATGGTGTATGGGATCTCCAGCCTGAGCCCGGTGGCTGCGCCACCGGATGCGTTGCTCGGGTACACCCGCACCCACTGGGGGATCGAGAGCTTGCACCACATCCGCGACGTGACCCTGGGCGAGGACCGGTGCCGGGTCCGCCGGGGCGCGGCACCGCGGGTACTGGCGTCACTGCGGAACGTCGCCGTGTACCTGCTACGGCGCCTCGGTGCCGGCACCATTGCAGCGGCCGTTCGGACCATCGTTGCCACACCCGAACGGGCACTGGCGGCGCTTAATCAGCCAGTTTCAATCTCTGAGTAG
- a CDS encoding ISAs1 family transposase: protein MSRSLVERLAELPDPRSRHGRQYPLVGLLTLCLVAVMAGHTTPEAIAQFGRLRQKRLGHALGFRNGNMPCPNTIAGLLRNLDPDHLDRIIGAWLGERHPEGWEHIALDGKRLRGSRDGEVPGAHLLAAYAPGAAAVVAQMTVEATTNEHKAALRLLGVLPPLGGAVVTGGAIFTQPDVCTAVQDRGGDYILYAKSNQGTLHADLEATFATGAGGDFSPRVTAPVGPGCRYRV, encoded by the coding sequence ATGTCCCGTTCACTGGTCGAGCGGTTGGCCGAGTTGCCGGATCCGCGGAGCCGTCACGGGCGCCAGTACCCGCTGGTGGGGCTGTTGACCCTGTGCCTCGTGGCGGTGATGGCCGGGCATACCACGCCCGAGGCGATTGCGCAGTTCGGTCGGCTGCGGCAGAAGCGACTGGGGCACGCGCTGGGGTTCAGGAACGGGAACATGCCGTGCCCCAACACCATCGCCGGGTTGCTGCGGAACCTGGACCCGGACCACCTGGACCGGATCATCGGCGCGTGGCTGGGGGAGCGGCATCCCGAGGGGTGGGAACACATCGCGTTGGACGGCAAGCGGTTGCGGGGCTCCCGGGACGGCGAGGTACCGGGCGCGCACCTGCTGGCCGCGTATGCCCCGGGCGCCGCGGCCGTGGTCGCCCAGATGACGGTCGAGGCCACCACCAACGAGCACAAGGCGGCGCTGCGGTTGTTGGGCGTGTTGCCCCCGCTGGGCGGAGCCGTGGTCACCGGGGGCGCCATCTTTACCCAGCCGGACGTGTGCACCGCAGTCCAAGACCGGGGCGGGGACTACATCCTGTACGCCAAGAGCAACCAAGGTACGCTGCACGCGGACCTGGAAGCCACGTTCGCCACCGGCGCCGGGGGCGACTTTTCCCCCCGGGTTACAGCGCCTGTGGGACCGGGATGCCGGTACCGCGTGTGA
- a CDS encoding FAD binding domain-containing protein, which yields MHPFTFARAEKPADAVAALVADPRAKFIAGGTNLLDLMKEGVERPGNLIDVNPLPLAEIAELPEEAGVRLGAMARNSDVADSKLIRERFPLLSEALLAGATQQLRNMATVGGNLMQRTRRAPHGLALGKV from the coding sequence ATGCACCCGTTCACCTTCGCGCGTGCCGAGAAGCCGGCCGACGCTGTAGCCGCACTGGTCGCCGACCCGAGGGCCAAGTTCATCGCCGGCGGCACCAACCTGCTCGACTTGATGAAGGAAGGTGTCGAACGACCGGGCAATCTGATCGACGTGAACCCGCTACCGCTCGCCGAGATCGCCGAACTGCCCGAGGAGGCCGGGGTGCGGCTCGGGGCGATGGCCCGCAACTCGGACGTGGCCGACAGCAAGTTGATCCGCGAACGCTTCCCGTTGTTGAGCGAGGCGTTGCTCGCCGGGGCCACCCAGCAACTGCGGAACATGGCCACCGTCGGTGGCAACCTGATGCAGCGCACCCGCAGGGCTCCGCACGGATTGGCCTTGGGTAAGGTGTAG
- a CDS encoding 2Fe-2S iron-sulfur cluster-binding protein has protein sequence MTHPVPADDPSRRQFLQTVATGTALATVPDSHVGGQPPAGPPVRAADGVTVALSVNGKPQALSVDPRTTLLDLLREHLHLTGTKKGCDHGQCGACTVLVNGRRANSCLTLAVLHPKADVTTVEGLAKGDELHPLQAAFVKNDAFQCGYCTPGQLCSATALLSEVKAGCVSHATADVSKPFAMADLSDDEIRERMSGNLCRCGAYPNIVAAIREVAGGAK, from the coding sequence GTGACCCACCCTGTCCCTGCGGACGACCCTTCGCGTCGTCAATTCTTACAAACCGTGGCGACAGGCACCGCCCTGGCCACGGTTCCTGATTCTCATGTCGGTGGGCAACCGCCCGCCGGCCCACCGGTACGAGCCGCCGACGGGGTGACGGTGGCGCTCTCCGTCAACGGCAAACCGCAAGCTCTCTCGGTGGACCCGCGCACGACACTGCTCGATCTGCTCCGCGAGCACCTGCACTTGACCGGCACCAAGAAGGGGTGCGACCACGGCCAGTGCGGGGCGTGTACGGTACTGGTGAACGGCCGGCGGGCGAACTCGTGCCTGACGCTGGCGGTGCTGCACCCGAAGGCGGACGTCACCACTGTGGAAGGGCTGGCAAAGGGGGACGAGCTGCACCCGCTGCAGGCGGCGTTCGTCAAGAACGACGCCTTCCAGTGCGGCTACTGTACGCCGGGGCAATTGTGCTCGGCGACGGCACTGCTCTCCGAAGTGAAAGCGGGGTGCGTCAGCCACGCCACCGCCGACGTGAGCAAACCGTTCGCAATGGCCGACCTGTCCGACGACGAGATCCGCGAGCGGATGAGCGGAAACTTGTGCCGGTGCGGGGCGTACCCGAACATCGTCGCGGCGATCCGCGAAGTCGCCGGGGGGGCCAAATAA
- a CDS encoding serine/threonine-protein kinase produces the protein MPDDPRVQQLLQELLASDSTPEAVCRSCVELLPVVRERWHQVVRTRAELDAMFPPETDSAPEPLTPHAGDVTFPDVPGYEIEAVLGAGGMGVVFRARHLRLNRVVALKMALAGAYAGASERERFRREAESIAALRHPNVVQIHDVGDTCGKPYFTMEHVEGGTLAEKLAGTPLPVREAAALLAHLASAVHAAHTAGIVHRDLKPGNVLLTADGTPKISDFGLARRLGGEAGLTRTGTALGTASYMAPEQVRGAAGPPADVYALGAILYEALTGRPPFRAESAAETVHQLLTQEPVPPARLNGKVPRDLETICLKCLSKEPKRRYSTADALSDDLNRFLRGDTILARPEGRARRAMRAVRRRPTLTVGVAAGALFGALVLAGGLWLLFDRAATDRAVASDLTEIDRHLRNASFADARAAIERAQARLGRREAPALRRQLHLRLRDCELADRLERINLAASVTLDGMGTFEQADTDYDEALREFGIGRYGDDPETVAARVRESKVHLTVLAALDRWSIVVRTKRRLDWVVRVADRSEPDPTPWRKEARNPDLRRDRKALLGLLDRANVGTESVALLLAINSGLGLQDRERQIPFLVKVQREHPDDLWANIYAGYALLMAQKPEEAVRYFQAVVSLRPRLSIGHYSLGTALYTMGAHAPAYLDEAVVRLRTALEIDPNSGLANFTLLDALVAAKRHDEVISQARIALRHDHQVAKVRSALGTSLKATGRVEEGFEQLRLAFSLEPGNQYVQNEYRAALSQERRWAELQPVWGKTLEGDRPRHNDWYGYAEMCLYIGREDEYRRARKALLARFGTSDSPQVAERTARACLLLPSSGDELSEAVALGDLAARTDRKAGVLYPYYQFVKGFAEYRQGHFDRAVAITRGDASGMSGPLPQLVLSMALHRTGKEAEARKTFAAAVLHHEWRENQANSPDGWIRHVLRREAEKMILPNLTALLDGTQQPRDNDERLALIGVCRFQNRFAALARIYAEAFAVDPKLAEVHRFVAARVAVQAGCGRGVGAGGLGEVERSNWRAQARTWLREDLSARAEARGHDFNKVRDGVRQTLVMWWNEPELAGIRDPVEVEKWLPGERADCQNFWAEVNAVLDSASKPK, from the coding sequence GTGCCCGACGATCCGCGCGTTCAACAGTTGCTCCAGGAGCTGCTCGCGTCGGACTCGACGCCCGAGGCGGTCTGTCGCTCGTGCGTCGAGTTGCTGCCCGTCGTTCGCGAGCGGTGGCACCAGGTGGTCCGCACGCGGGCCGAACTCGACGCCATGTTCCCGCCCGAAACCGACTCCGCCCCGGAACCCCTCACGCCCCACGCGGGTGACGTTACGTTCCCCGATGTGCCGGGCTACGAGATCGAGGCCGTCCTCGGCGCGGGCGGCATGGGCGTCGTGTTCCGGGCCCGGCACCTCCGCCTCAACCGCGTCGTGGCTTTGAAGATGGCACTGGCCGGGGCGTATGCCGGGGCGAGCGAGCGGGAGCGGTTCCGGCGCGAGGCGGAGTCGATCGCCGCGCTCCGGCACCCGAACGTCGTTCAGATCCACGACGTCGGCGACACTTGCGGCAAGCCGTACTTCACGATGGAACACGTCGAGGGCGGCACCCTCGCGGAGAAACTGGCCGGCACCCCGCTACCGGTTCGCGAGGCGGCCGCACTGCTGGCGCACCTGGCGTCAGCGGTGCACGCGGCCCACACCGCCGGTATCGTTCACCGCGACCTGAAGCCGGGAAACGTCCTGCTGACCGCCGACGGCACCCCCAAGATCAGCGACTTCGGCCTGGCCCGGCGGCTCGGCGGTGAAGCGGGGCTCACCCGCACCGGCACGGCCCTCGGCACGGCGAGCTACATGGCGCCCGAGCAGGTCCGGGGCGCGGCCGGCCCGCCGGCGGACGTCTACGCGCTGGGGGCGATCCTGTACGAGGCGCTGACGGGCCGCCCGCCGTTTCGTGCCGAGAGCGCGGCGGAAACCGTCCACCAGCTCCTCACTCAGGAGCCGGTGCCCCCGGCGCGGCTCAACGGCAAGGTGCCGCGCGATCTGGAAACCATCTGCCTGAAGTGCCTGAGCAAGGAGCCGAAGCGGCGCTACTCCACCGCGGACGCCCTCAGCGACGACCTCAACCGCTTCCTCCGCGGGGACACGATCCTGGCACGACCGGAGGGCCGGGCCCGCCGCGCGATGCGCGCCGTCCGCCGGCGCCCCACGCTCACCGTTGGTGTAGCTGCGGGCGCGTTGTTCGGGGCGCTCGTCCTAGCCGGCGGGCTGTGGCTGCTCTTCGACCGGGCGGCCACCGACCGGGCGGTGGCGAGTGACCTGACCGAGATCGATCGCCACCTGCGAAACGCGTCGTTCGCGGACGCGAGAGCCGCGATCGAGCGGGCACAAGCCCGCCTCGGGCGCCGCGAGGCGCCGGCACTCCGCCGGCAACTGCACCTGCGGTTGCGCGATTGCGAACTGGCGGACCGGCTCGAGCGGATCAATCTCGCCGCCAGTGTCACTCTCGACGGCATGGGCACTTTTGAACAAGCCGACACGGATTACGACGAGGCACTTCGCGAGTTCGGGATCGGGCGGTACGGCGACGACCCGGAGACCGTAGCGGCCCGGGTCCGCGAATCGAAGGTCCACCTGACCGTGCTGGCCGCGCTCGACCGTTGGTCGATCGTTGTCAGGACGAAGAGGCGCTTGGATTGGGTCGTGAGGGTGGCGGACCGGTCGGAGCCGGACCCCACGCCCTGGCGCAAGGAGGCCCGCAACCCGGACCTCCGCCGGGACCGCAAGGCCCTCCTCGGTCTGCTCGACCGTGCGAACGTCGGCACGGAATCTGTGGCCCTGCTCCTGGCGATCAATTCGGGCCTCGGGCTTCAAGACCGCGAGCGCCAGATCCCGTTCCTCGTGAAAGTCCAGCGGGAGCACCCCGACGACCTGTGGGCCAACATCTATGCGGGCTACGCGCTCCTGATGGCGCAAAAGCCCGAGGAGGCGGTCCGGTACTTTCAGGCCGTCGTCTCCCTGCGCCCGCGCTTGTCGATCGGTCACTACTCCCTCGGTACGGCCCTGTACACGATGGGGGCTCACGCCCCTGCGTATTTGGACGAGGCCGTCGTGCGATTACGGACGGCCCTGGAGATCGACCCGAATTCGGGGCTGGCTAACTTCACCCTCCTCGACGCGCTCGTGGCGGCCAAAAGGCACGACGAAGTCATCTCCCAGGCCCGAATCGCCCTGCGGCACGACCACCAGGTCGCCAAGGTCCGCTCCGCGCTGGGGACCAGCCTGAAGGCCACCGGGCGGGTTGAAGAGGGCTTCGAGCAGCTCCGCCTCGCGTTCTCCCTCGAACCGGGTAACCAGTACGTGCAGAACGAATACCGCGCGGCGTTGTCGCAGGAGCGCCGGTGGGCCGAGTTGCAGCCCGTCTGGGGCAAAACGTTGGAAGGCGATCGGCCGCGCCACAACGACTGGTACGGGTACGCGGAGATGTGCCTGTACATCGGCCGGGAGGACGAGTACCGCCGCGCCCGGAAGGCGCTACTCGCGCGGTTCGGAACGAGCGACTCGCCGCAAGTCGCGGAGCGCACGGCTCGCGCGTGTTTGCTCCTCCCCTCGTCCGGTGACGAACTGAGCGAGGCCGTGGCGCTCGGCGATCTGGCCGCGCGGACCGACCGGAAAGCCGGGGTGCTGTACCCGTACTACCAGTTCGTCAAGGGGTTCGCGGAGTATCGTCAGGGGCACTTCGACCGGGCGGTCGCGATCACGCGCGGCGACGCCTCGGGCATGTCCGGCCCGTTGCCGCAACTCGTGCTCAGCATGGCGCTGCACCGGACCGGGAAGGAAGCCGAGGCTCGAAAGACGTTCGCCGCGGCGGTGCTGCATCACGAGTGGCGCGAGAATCAGGCCAACAGCCCGGACGGTTGGATCCGGCACGTGCTCCGGCGCGAAGCGGAGAAAATGATCCTCCCGAACCTGACGGCGCTGCTCGACGGCACGCAACAACCGCGGGACAACGACGAGCGCCTGGCCCTGATCGGAGTTTGCCGGTTCCAGAATCGGTTCGCCGCCCTGGCGCGCATTTATGCCGAGGCGTTCGCGGTCGATCCGAAACTGGCGGAGGTTCACCGTTTCGTGGCGGCCCGGGTCGCCGTCCAGGCCGGTTGCGGTCGCGGAGTCGGGGCCGGCGGCCTGGGCGAGGTCGAGCGGAGTAACTGGCGGGCACAGGCGAGAACGTGGTTGCGCGAAGACCTGTCGGCGCGGGCCGAGGCACGGGGCCACGATTTCAACAAAGTCCGCGACGGCGTTCGCCAAACACTCGTGATGTGGTGGAACGAACCCGAACTGGCCGGCATTCGCGATCCGGTCGAGGTCGAGAAGTGGCTTCCCGGCGAACGGGCAGATTGCCAAAACTTCTGGGCCGAGGTGAATGCGGTACTCGATTCGGCTTCCAAGCCCAAGTAA
- a CDS encoding sigma-70 family RNA polymerase sigma factor, translated as MVEANTTAAVQYYLDELAHDVPAEPVVRALLGRAVRRLQQLCATLLHRNYPRLTRPPLNLQSNELLGAVVERLLKALREARPATVREFFALAAQHMRWELNDLARDLDEQPPVGAIDGLLPAPPGSDSGLSSECRRIIAAIDTLPADEREVFDLVRLQGMTQVEAAAVLGVATRTIKRRLDRGLLLLTERLNDLRPGAS; from the coding sequence TTGGTCGAGGCCAACACCACGGCCGCGGTCCAGTACTATCTGGACGAGTTGGCCCACGACGTGCCGGCCGAACCGGTCGTCCGGGCGTTGCTCGGCCGGGCGGTCCGGCGGCTCCAGCAGTTGTGCGCCACGCTCCTGCACCGCAACTACCCGCGCCTGACCCGACCGCCCCTCAACTTACAGTCCAACGAACTCCTCGGTGCCGTCGTGGAGCGCCTCCTCAAGGCCCTCCGGGAAGCGCGACCGGCGACGGTACGGGAATTCTTCGCTCTCGCCGCCCAGCACATGCGGTGGGAACTCAACGACCTGGCCCGCGACCTCGACGAGCAGCCCCCCGTGGGCGCGATCGACGGGCTCCTGCCCGCGCCACCGGGCAGCGACTCCGGCCTGAGTTCGGAGTGCCGACGAATCATCGCGGCGATCGACACCCTGCCCGCGGACGAGCGCGAGGTGTTCGACCTGGTGCGGCTGCAGGGGATGACGCAGGTCGAGGCCGCGGCCGTGCTCGGCGTCGCGACCCGGACGATCAAGCGGCGGCTCGATCGCGGCTTGTTGCTGCTGACGGAGCGTCTGAATGATCTGCGCCCGGGTGCATCTTGA
- a CDS encoding DUF1295 domain-containing protein: MSTTNAESDAGTAGSPATRSANERTAGNNGVNGLKVSTYINAHKILVFPVVLGLMWYYDNGSTDAYIYLAMHGTYSILWLLKHAMYADRRFEQKLPVWVGGPFLFVPLAGYYVAPYLLISRHVTVPPPVVALALFVYILGIFYHYVSDAQKYYTLQIRKGLIRDGLFGRTRNPNYLGEILIYSGYAIMSLHWVPFLILAGWVFGFFVRNMLAKDRSMSRYPDFAEYKRRTGLLFPKLW, encoded by the coding sequence ATGAGCACGACGAACGCGGAGAGCGACGCCGGCACGGCCGGTTCGCCGGCCACACGCTCAGCGAACGAGCGAACCGCCGGCAACAACGGGGTAAACGGTCTGAAGGTCTCAACGTACATCAACGCCCATAAGATTCTGGTTTTCCCCGTCGTACTGGGGCTGATGTGGTACTACGACAACGGGTCGACCGATGCCTACATCTATCTGGCCATGCACGGCACGTACTCGATCCTGTGGCTCCTGAAGCACGCGATGTACGCCGATCGGCGGTTCGAGCAGAAGCTGCCCGTGTGGGTCGGGGGGCCGTTCCTCTTCGTGCCTCTCGCCGGCTATTACGTCGCCCCGTACCTGCTCATCAGCCGTCACGTCACCGTTCCGCCCCCGGTGGTCGCGCTCGCGCTGTTCGTTTACATCCTGGGGATCTTCTACCATTACGTCAGCGACGCTCAGAAGTACTACACCTTGCAGATCCGCAAGGGTCTGATCAGGGACGGCCTGTTCGGGCGCACGCGGAACCCGAACTACCTCGGGGAGATCCTGATCTACTCCGGCTACGCCATCATGTCACTCCACTGGGTGCCGTTCCTCATCCTCGCCGGTTGGGTCTTCGGTTTCTTCGTGAGAAACATGCTGGCCAAAGACCGGTCGATGTCCCGATACCCGGACTTCGCCGAGTACAAGCGGCGTACCGGCCTGCTGTTCCCCAAACTGTGGTGA
- a CDS encoding VOC family protein, which yields MSDHQDTEKTDLERRAVLKTVGAAVVAGWSGLAAPSAVAQEKTPINAARNRGPLGARLQGVQHFGLTVQNMDRAFAFYTDVLGGTEIMRDGDFHGERIHNTLLTDQDIEARARRVNPRTIGVPDLKDGAQRLDVRFVQFDNVVIELLQYRDAEQPAGTGASFAEPLRHMSPAFPRMMHICFHVRDDVDFNTFIADLEAESAKRGMTQVRANRVVTVKTEQERQKAPIEANSNGITEGKSNGWRLIYCKGPEGEQLEFVQALGPVKRVFDTALEARRKAAGR from the coding sequence GTGAGCGATCATCAGGACACCGAGAAAACGGATCTGGAGCGCCGCGCGGTCCTCAAGACCGTGGGGGCTGCGGTGGTGGCCGGGTGGTCCGGTCTCGCGGCGCCGTCGGCGGTAGCGCAGGAGAAGACCCCGATCAACGCGGCAAGGAACCGTGGGCCGCTCGGGGCGCGGTTGCAGGGGGTGCAACACTTCGGGCTGACCGTCCAAAACATGGACCGCGCCTTCGCGTTCTACACGGACGTGCTCGGTGGCACCGAGATCATGCGCGACGGCGACTTCCACGGCGAACGCATCCACAACACCCTGCTCACCGATCAGGACATCGAAGCGCGGGCGCGCCGGGTCAACCCGCGGACCATCGGCGTCCCGGATCTGAAAGACGGGGCGCAGCGATTGGACGTGCGGTTCGTCCAGTTCGATAACGTGGTGATCGAGTTGCTCCAGTACCGCGACGCCGAGCAACCCGCCGGCACGGGCGCAAGTTTCGCCGAGCCGCTCCGCCACATGAGCCCGGCGTTCCCGCGGATGATGCACATCTGCTTCCACGTCCGCGATGACGTCGATTTCAACACGTTCATTGCCGACCTGGAAGCGGAATCGGCGAAACGCGGGATGACGCAGGTGAGGGCCAACCGCGTTGTCACGGTGAAGACCGAACAGGAGCGGCAGAAGGCGCCGATCGAGGCCAACAGCAACGGCATCACGGAGGGCAAATCCAACGGCTGGCGGCTCATTTACTGCAAGGGGCCGGAAGGCGAGCAGCTCGAGTTCGTCCAGGCGCTGGGGCCGGTAAAGCGGGTCTTCGACACAGCACTCGAGGCCCGCCGGAAAGCCGCGGGCCGATGA